From the genome of Gracilinanus agilis isolate LMUSP501 chromosome 2, AgileGrace, whole genome shotgun sequence, one region includes:
- the MTSS2 gene encoding protein MTSS 2 isoform X7 has product MLGEITHLQGIIDDLVVLTAEPHKLPPASEQVIKDLKGSDYSWSYQTPPSSPGSSGSRKSSMCSSGNSTKGGAPWPGGSQTYSPSSTYRYRSLAQPVHTNTRLSSVSSHDSGFISQDAAYSKPPSPMPSDITSQKSSSSASSEASETCQSVSECSSPTSDWSKAGPYDQPVATTLQRRKDRVEHLREAEVGPGSGGYPSIGGEETPRPRMSPATIAAKHGEEVSPAASDLAMVLTRGLSLEHQKSSRDSLQYSSGYSTQTTTPSCSEDTIPSQEPRSGQEVKKFLASEPTPNVASNAKKCSDYDCYSVNGDVEGEGQSEFDKSSTIPRNSNIAQNYRRMIQTKRPASTAGLPTGMALPSGAPPGVATIRRTPSTKPSVRRTLSNAGPIPIRPPIVPVKTPTVPDSPGYMGPTRVGSEECVFYADDASSPHAPDFAKASPKRLSLPNTAWGSTSLEVASYPGAGQSLSAEEAEEEQQLAANRHSLVEKIGELVAGAHALGEGQFPFPTTLSTTSGEETPTPPPAASSDPPAEDMLVAIRRGVRLRRTITNDRSAPRIL; this is encoded by the exons ATGTTGGGGGAGATCACCCACCTGCAGGGCATCATCGATGACCTGGTGGTGCTGACAGCTGAGCCCCACAAGCTGCCGCCAGCCAGCGAGCAG GTGATCAAAGATCTGAAGGGCTCCGACTACAGCTGGTCCTACCAGACTCCGCCATCTTCCCCGGGCAGCTCTGGGTCTCGGAAGTCCAGCATGTGTAG caGTGGTAACAGTACAAAGGGTGGCGCCCCGTGGCCTGGCGGCTCCCAAACATACTCACCCAGTTCCACCTATCGCTACCGCAGCCTGGCGCAGCCAGTTCACACCAATACCCGCCTCTCCAGCGTCTCCTCGCACGACTCCGGCTTCATCTCCCAGGATGCCGCGTACTCCAAGCCTCCCTCCCCCATGCCCTCGGACATCACCAGCCAG AAGTCCTCCAGCTCGGCATCCTCTGAGGCCTCGGAAACCTGCCAGTCAGTTAGCGAGTGCAGCTCCCCCACCTCG GACTGGTCCAAGGCTGGCCCCTATGACCAGCCAGTGGCAACCACTCTACAACGGAGGAAGGACCGAGTAGAACACCTGAGGGAAGCAGAAGTGGGCCCAGGCAGCGGGGGCTATCCCAGCATTGGTGGAGAAGAGACACCTCGACCCAGAATGTCCCCTGCAACTATCGCAGCTAAG CATGGTGAGGAGGTCTCTCCAGCTGCCAGTGACCTGGCCATGGTGCTGACACGTGGCTTGAGCCTTGAGCACCAAAAGAGCAGCCGGGACTCCCTGCAATATTCAAGTGGCTACAGCACACAAACAACCACCCCATCCTGCTCTGAGGACACCATTCCCTCTCAAG AGCCCCGAAGTGGTCAGGAGGTGAAAAAATTCCTAGCGTCAGAGCCTACCCCTAATGTGGCATCTAATGCTAAAAAAT GTTCGGACTATGACTGCTACTCTGTGAACGGGGATGTGGAAGGCGAGGGGCAGAGCGAGTTTGACAAGTCTTCCACCATCCCCCGAAACAGCAACATTGCCCAGAATTACCGCCGTATGATCCAGACCAAGCGACCCGCCTCCACCGCCGGACTGCCCACAGGCATGGCCCTGCCTTCAGGTGCCCCGCCAGGTGTAGCCACCATCCGCCGCACACCTTCCACCAAGCCTTCAGTGCGCCGCACTCTCTCCAATGCTGGCCCCATCCCCATTCGTCCACCTATCGTCCCGGTGAAGACCCCTACAGTGCCCGATTCGCCCGGCTACATGGGCCCGACCCGGGTGGGCAGCGAAGAGTGCGTCTTCTATGCCGATGATGCTTCCTCGCCCCATGCCCCCGATTTTGCCAAGGCCTCCCCCAAACGGCTGAGCCTGCCCAACACTGCGTGGGGCAGCACCTCACTGGAGGTGGCCAGCTACCCAGGAGCCGGACAGTCTCTCTCAGCtgaggaggcagaggaggagCAGCAGCTGGCAGCCAATCGCCATAGCCTGGTGGAGAAGATTGGGGAGCTGGTGGCAGGTGCCCATGCTCTGGGAGAAGGGCAGTTTCCCTTTCCCACTACTCTTTCTACCACCTCAGGAGAAGAGACGCCTACCCCACCCCCCGCTGCTTCCAGTGACCCTCCAGCTGAAGACATGCTGGTGGCCATCCGGCGTGGGGTGCGTCTTCGAAGGACCATCACCAATGACAGATCTGCTCCCCGAATCTTGTGA